From the Lactuca sativa cultivar Salinas chromosome 9, Lsat_Salinas_v11, whole genome shotgun sequence genome, the window GCTTCATCGTCCAACATTACTTCTTCGGAGATTTCTTCTTTCGGATCGATTTGGAATGCACTTTGATGAGTGGTGACAGGATGTTGTTTCAAGGTAAGCTCAACATCTACATCCGCGTCAGTGGGAGGAGCATAGGTAATGTTGCTCTGAATAGACCTATTCCTCATGGAAATTAGAGTGGATTTCACTTGAGATCTAGTTAGGTCCGGACGTCGAGATGCTACCCTGTTAACATAATCTTCCCAATCAGGATCATTAGCCCCTGGTCGTCCTTTACTCCTTCCGAGTATTAGACCAGTTGAGGCATCGAAAGTTGGAGGGACTGCTCCTCCTTCCGGATGTGTCGGAAGTTGGAGTGTGTGTGTGTAGAAGAGACAATGGGAATATCAAATTTGAAACGTGAGTGTGTTCCAAGGGGCTGCAATGAACTTTGTTCAACACCGACATCACACTTTTGGGAgggtgagggtggattatgtggaTACTCCGCGTGATTGTGTGCAAGTGGTATTGAAACATTGAGGGGTACCTCAGATGAGTGGGTAGGTGGGGTGTGCGGACGGCCAGAATCAACCGGAATGTCATGAGTTCCTTCCTGTTAAGAGGAGGAACTTACTTCGGATTTCATTTTGGCTTTGGGCTTAGTAGGAGAAGCCTTTCGCTTGGCTGGCTTGTTGATATTAGGTCCGGACTTAGCATGTTCAACCTCTTCCGAAGTGGGCTCAACAGAGACCGGGGTAGGTTGTGTTGGGTCAAACACAACCGAGGTCTCTAAATGTTGTCTTAAGTAAGGAGAATCCGAAGGTATAATGGCCAACATATGGTCCGGAAGTCATCTGACCCGACCAAAAGAAGATTGGTCCAGAATCCTATATGCCTTGACAATTTTGAATGAGATACATACCTCCGGAGGAATTGTGTTAAACGAAAGTTGTTCCGAAAGTTCAGTGAAGATTTTTTGAAGCTTCAGAGCCTATAATCTAGGGCTTGAAATTTTGTTCGACTTCCTCTTGGTAGCGAATTTGCAAAAATCTTGACACAATACTTCTGGAAGATCGACGACGTTCTCGCGTCCAGAGTAGATGCTGAAGACGACGTTCAGCCAATCTTTGCTCAAGGTATCAATACCTCTGTGTTTGCCAGATAACCTACAGATAATGAGATGCATAAGAACAGCCTAGAGCCCTGAAACAACAATTTTCTTGAAATCCTTGGCCTTGTAGTCCTGTGTGTAGCCAATGTAACTTAGAAACGTCTGGAACTCTTCAGACgttggttcaacaactttaaacCCTTTTGGATTTGCTTTCACTCCAATTGCTTTGAGGAACGTCGACTTGTAGATTGGAATTGTTCTATCGCCAATGATGGTAGTATCTAAAACTCCATCTACCAATTTTATTACTGGTAAATGCTCGATGGAGATGATGAAGTGGTAGTGGAGGATCATGGACTTTTTTGAGGGGAATGGAGATGGGGTGTTTGGCGATGAACTCGATCATAACTCTTATGGATTCATTGTAATCCAATGGGTTGAGGGAGAAGAGTTGTGTAGTGTCCCTCAAGAACGGTTCTGGATCGGCGGAGGAAGATGGACCTTTAGAGCCCTTGGAAGATTTCTTCATTACAATGGATTTCTTGGGTGCTGAATCAGTTTGAGTGGGGTTCTGTGAAGACACCATTGTTGAATGAGAATGAAAGcttgaagaacaccaagaacagttGAGAGAATTAGTGATTGAGGGTTTTCGGAGCGTAAAGAGGTAAAGGATAGATTTGAAAGGGTATATATAGGTAAGGTAAATGGATCGGGTTGAAAGGTGTAATGATGAGGATCCAATTTTAAAATGGGTCGTATTTAATGTTTGGGAACGTAAGTTGACGGGTGAGGTGAAAGGGTAGGGTAATTTGTGGCTAAAAATGGAGAGTTCAACCGTCAATTCAATGTTAATTTTATGGGGCGTGCAAACATGTCACGCAAAACGAGGAGGATCGGATAAGGATATTCCTAAAAGGTAACCGTTGAAAGAAAAACGTTTCACCTTAATACCTTTTGTTCTTCCGGATGATTTATTTCGGATAGTGTATGAACCAGAGGATAAGAGCCGTGATCCGGagcatacatgttttaaaaaaggATTCCGGAACAAGTTTTAAAAGTCCTGGAGCAATTTTGAAATTCCGAATCAATTTTGAAATTCCGGAGAATTTTGAAAATTCCGGATGAATTTTGAAATTCCATAGCATTTTGAAAATTCCGGAGCATTTTGAAAATTCCGGATGAATTTTGAAATTCCGGAGCATTTTGAAAATTCCGGATGAATTTTGAAATTCCGTAGCATTTTGAAAATTCCGGATCATTGGATGTAATACCTTTTTTGGAGTGGAATTCCGGGATGCCATTATGAAGTATGTTCCGAGATGAAAATCGACTATGGTGACAAAGTAGATTGGAGCAACAAATAATTAGAATGAACTATACAACTTAAAGACGCAAGTGAAGGTCAGATAACAACAAGAGAAATGATCGTATGTATTCAAAGAGAAAGTAGTTTCGAGATGAAAAGATTTTGAAATTGGAACTAGATTTCTTTAAAATACGTCTATCAAAGAGAGCAAGTCTCTTGAAAGAAGTGAGGATCTTGTATCATCATACCCATCTTGTTTAGAAAACGATTGAgtttggtttcgtctaatgccttggtaaagacatcagcaatctcatcgtcagatggaacaaaaatgagttcaatattaccggTAAGtatatgatcttttatgaaatgatacctTATATCGATGTGTTTTGTCATTGAGTGCTGAATTGGAATTTGAGAAATCTTAATGGCACTTTGAGAGTCACAATAGATTGGAATGCGTTGAAAGCGTTAACCATaattaggggtgttcgtttggatggatcggttcgatccgatccaattaagtaaatcaaattttatttcggttttcaaaatatggatctgaattgtccaaactaaattcaaatccgatccgatccaatccaattacaattcggttggatcatTTTTTATAATTCGGCTTTCAAAAGGCATAACATTTAAAAACGATATATGATTATAATATTATCCAATTTTCAtagaagaagcaaaaacaaattatttagttgtaatttataatatataaacaactactagatgatatattataatttaatatttaatagataaaacacttttgagagaaaatacatattcatttttttattaggtgaaaccttttgaacttttttgaaaaaaataatttataaaattaataaatagttatagatatatattataaataaataaagaataaattgTTATTCGGTTTTCTTGGACGATTCGGTTcgtattttataaaccaaaaccaatccgaaatccaaaataataattcagttttatccaaatagtgaacaaccTTAACCATAATCAAGGAGTTGAgatttcatccatagaacttgagatGTATAGCtggcagcagcaatgtattccgcttcggctgtAGAGAGTGCTATgcagttctgtttcttggatgaccagctGATCAAACGTCCTCCTATGAATTGACAGCGACCCGAAGTGATTTTTCTATCAAgttgaagaccaccatagttCGAATCTGAATAAGCTTGAAGTAAGAAGCTCTCATTTGTTGGGTACCAGATTCCGAGACTCTTGGTACCTTTAAGGTATCGGAAAATTTGTTTCACAACCAAAAGATGGACCATCTTTGGATTGACTTGAAATATGGCGCATAGGCATGTGGAAAAAATTATATCCAGACGACTTGCCGTGAGATAGAGTAGAGATACAATCATTCCAcgatacttcttttcatcaacagGAACACCAGAAGGGTCGGCAACGATCTTGTATCCGAAGCCCATTGGTACCTTTGCAGAGGCACAGGtttccattgagtatttcttgaggagttctgaaatgtacttctcttggtgaatgaagATTCCTCTGTTAGTCTGTTTGACTTGAATACCAAGAAAGAAGCTTAACTcccgattcatgctcatttgaaatcgATTGATCATAAGTTTAGCAAAGTCTGTAACCATAGATGGGTCCGCAGATCCAAAGATGATGTTGTCCACATAGATTTGCACTAACATGAGATGCTTGCCATTTGATCTTCGGAACAACATGGGATCAAGAATACTTCTATGAAAACCGGAGCGTTTTAGAAAATCAGtgagagtttcaaatcatgccCGAGGATCTTGCTTGAGTCCGTAGACAGCCTTCCAGAGTTTGTAACGATAGTTCGGAAATGAGAGGTTGATATATCCAGGAGGCTGTTGAAGATACACTATAGTGTCAAGTTCACCGttaagaaaagcactcttaacatccatttggtaaactttgaagcctttgtgagctgcataaacAAGAAAGATTCTAATGGCTTCAAGACGTGCCACAAGAgcaaaagtctcatcatagtcaagccCTTCGATCTGAGTGAATCCTTTAGCCACTAGTCTTGCCTTATTTCAAATAGTAACTCCTACGTCATCTAACGTGTTGCGAAATACCCATCTAGTACTGACAATGGGATGATTTTGAGGAGGAGGTATGAGGGTTCAAACTTCATTTCggtcaaattcagccagttcttCCTGCATGGCTGTAATCCATTCAGCATGGTTTAATGCTTCCTtaatggatttgggttcaaccatggaTATAAATGCTgaaaaatgacattcattttggaCACTAGTAGCAGAACGAGTCTGAACACCAACATTGGGGTTAACGATTACTTGGTTCGGATGATGATCCTTGGTCCAAACATGTAATCGTGGTAGATTGTGTGCAGCAGTTGATCCTATATCAACAGTAGAATTGATTAGCTCCCCCTGAATGGTTTGAATCTTGGGTTGATGCTCCCACTGAACTTCTGAACCAGAgagattgacatcatcatcaaaaGGAAACTCAAAGAAGTTTTCATTTTCATCATTGTTAAGAGGATTAGAGTCATCATACTTAGCAGCTGCATCTTGGAAGTCGTCCACATTTGATTTGAGAGAGCGAtgagcattctccccctcaacctgagaaggttgaaatggttcagaatcaaatggaggaaagCTTGGGATCGAATCGGAGACGTTCTGAGAGACAGGAACTTCCGAAGAGCGAATGGGAATGAGGTTTGGCCTTGATCGAGATTCTGAATCAAGAGCTGTTTCGGAAGGACCAAAGAGTGTTTAAAAGTCAACTTCTAAGACAGTTTGGGAGTTCAGGCATCCTGGCGGAGGAGCATCGGACTCCATAATGTGAGTGGTGATGTGAGTTGGGCCAGAATTCTAGACGAAGTTGTCATCGAAGGTAACATCAAGGCTTTCTTCCAGAACACGAGTTCTCCGATTAAGTACCCAAGGAAGATGGTTTCATCAGCTTTAGGTTGAAACTTGGTAAGCTGATCTCGATTGTTTTTGATGAAGCACCTACATCCGAAGACATGTAGAAACGAGATTGTTGGCTTCCGACCATTCATTGCTTCGTATGGTGTAATGTTGAGGCGACGATTGATGATACttcgattttgagtgaagcaaGCAGTAGATATTGCTTTAGCCCAATGTTAGAGTGGTATATTTGCGAAATTCAACATGgatcgagcagcttcaacaaGAGTTCTATTTCGTcgttctactacaccattttgttgtggggtATAAGGAGTTGAGAAGTTGTGGTCAATTCCTTTTTCGGTGAGGAACTTTTCaatggtggaattagtgaattcCGAGCCATTGTCACTTCGTATTCTCCTAACTGGGAGTTTGATGAGAACTTCTATTCCCTTGATAAAATTGATGAGCTCTGAGGCTGTTTCAGATTTCAGCCGaaggaagaagacccaagtgaatgGTGTAAAAacatcaacaatcacaagaatgtatttcttatgatgaagactttCTATAGTGGaaggtccacaaagatcaatgtgtagaagctCCAGAGGTTCCGAAATTGATTTTTCGATGATGACAGGATGACCCTTCTTTGATTGTTTACCGCACTCACAAACAGCACAcatatgatcattttcgaatttgAGTAGAGGTAAAACTCTAACCATTTCACCAAATACAAGATCATTCATGTACCGAAAATTTAGATGAGCGAGCCTTCGGCGCCATAACCAACTGACGTCAGGAATAGCCTTGGAGAGAAGGCAGAGCTGTGGTTTGCCAATAATCATGTTGATATCTAACgggtacatgttcttgttgcgaAGTGACTTGATTAGGCACTCTTTCTGGTCTTCGGTCATCATATAGTTGTACTTCTTGCAAAATTCCACACGACGATTTGAATCAGTGAATTGagcaacacttatcaaattatgttttaGATCAGCTACATAGGCCACATTTGAGAtagagaagtttccattggtGAGATTTCCATAACcatgaatttgagaatttgagttgtTTCCATATGTTACATAACTAGCATTTGAAGTGAGCTTTAAGTCTCGCAGAAATTCCTTTtgccccgtcatgtgcatggagcaagcactatcaatataccatatttttTCTTGCTCCGAAGCACAAAGTGCCTGCAAAATTAGTGAGTAATGGAGTTTTTAGGCTACAAATTAGATTTTGGGACATAGGCATAGGCTTTGGACTTAGATAGTGATTTTGGAACAACTTTGTGTTTCTGCGTGGAATTCTTTGAGTCTTTCGGAAACAGACAAAAGGCTAATGTCTTCTCATCTATCCAGTAGTCATATTCAATGATTCGGTGTTTCGGAATTGTCTGCTTCGGACATTTGACTTCCGGAGTTTTGATAACATTCGTTACCTCCAGAATTGTTTTTTCATCAAATGAAGTTTTGATTCTCCACACAAAATTATTCTTTAAGGATTTTGAAGAAGGTTTCTTTTGATTTGTGGATTTTCTTGATGAATCATTTGATTTGGTAgattttggtttaaaaattgtgCCATCAGATTTTGCAATGAAAACAGATGAATTTGTCCGAGGATGGGTGTTTTGAGGTATTGTGACATTCACATGAGATTTAGACTATGTAGAACAATCTGCTTTCTTAGGTTCCCCACGACTATGAGATACGGAAGGTCTTTTGAGAATCTTAGTGGGAGCAAAGGAGTTTTGACTAAGATTTGAAGCATGAGAGTTCCTAAATACATTTGGTTTGGAATTGGTAATGAACCTGGAATTTTGTCTAGTCTTAACTTCCTTCTTAAGTGCATTCCTAGCTTCTACTTTGGGATCTATCATATCCTTCCTATTCAGCATTGGTTTTCTCTTATGTGTGACAAGGACTTTGAGGTCTGTCCTGCGGATGGATTATTAAACTTAGGAGAAATGGGAACCAACTTGGTTTTTGAAACAACTAAGGAATCCGATTCACAAGAATCAGAGGAGACATTGCTTGATTTTCCAACCTTATCATCTAAGGATGCCCATACAAACTCAGAGGTATCAGTTTCGGTTGTCAGGGTAGGAATTTCTTCAACAACACAATTGTTAGTGTGATTGCTTCATGGAACATAGTCTACACAATTTGGAAGACTGTAATGAAATTTCATGGTCCGATTCAGGTCCAGGTTTGTCAGAGGCGGAATTTGCATCGAATCAGGACATTTGACAACAATTGGTTTGAATTCAGGAATTAGGGACTCAAAATGGTCAGTAGTCTCTGGAAGGGGTGACAAGGGAGAAACAGGGGTGTCCGAATGCTTTATGTTCGCAACTTCTCCCATAAATGTCAAATGTTGTAATTCCTTCAGGGGACTAACAATTGGTTTCGGAAACTCGCTTCTGAGACCATGTGCTTTAGACCACAGATgacgaaaattatgagtcatTCGAATATCTGCTTCAAGCTTGTCAACATaattatgcaaagcatctattTTGGCATTAAGACATTTATTATCAGAAATCAAAATATTACGTTTGGAATAGgtgatttcacatttatctttcaaaatgatacattcatcacTTAAGATTACAATTTCATGCTTTAAAGACTCGATTTTTAACTTTTTGTCCTTGAAACGTAACCTAAGACGATTTAACTCACACTCCTTCGTATCACTCGCGTCTATTGCAGATTCATAGGCCTTAtagatggtattcatatctgtttgaATTTGGGTCAGATAAGGTTAACAGAGagacaaatcaaaattattatcagagatcatagattttacctgttGGACGATGCTTCGACCTGGTGGATCGTAGGTTGCCATGTAGCAATAGTGAGGTTcagcatcatcatcttcatcttctgaccCATAAGACCAGTACCCTTCATCACATTCAACCGTTTGTCTTGCCATCAGACACATATTCTTTCTAGTTGTCATATCATCATCATCCCCGAAGGACCAATATCCTTCAACATCTCTTGAAACTGTTGTGACAAAGGCTTTTTCACTTTCAGCCATCTCTTGTGCTCTTCGAACATAGTAGGCGGAGTCCTTGACCTTTGGTTTTAGTGGAGTATCATCTAGACAATATTTAGCAACACGGTTTGCATGTCCACACTTATGACACACAATTTTTGGTTTGTCTGATTTTGAACTCTAAGAGAGTTCGGAAGTAGAGCTTGTTTTAGGGAGGTTTGGTTTGTATGCAGGAGGATTCTCGGATGGTTTAGGTTACGAAGTTTAAAATGGTTGAGGATTGTTCTGGTGAGGAGCATGGAATTGGTTTTGGTATGGTTTGTAGGAAGGATTGAAGGGACGTTTGTACTTCATTGAAAGTAGTGGGAACTCCTGTTGGAAACGGAGTTTAGAGTCCATAGCTTCAGAATCATTAGCAGGATAGGTTTGTGTTGATAGGGAAGGTGTGGATGATTGAATGGATGAAACAATGGTTTTGAAGGGATTCGGAAtggatgagtttgaaatgttaGATTCGAAAGAACTGACAAAATCAAGAGGACCTCCGAAGAGTTCCCTTACTGTTTGAGCAACATTGAACTCATGGccttgaagttcatcaaagaTTTGATAAAGCTTCAGTTTTTTTAAGGAGCCATTACTTTGGAGACAGGATTttacatttccccatccttttCCCAGACTGTTTATGCACTTGAGATTGTACTCCGAAGGAGTTGGGACAATCCCATGGGTAGTCATGTTGTTTACCACAATGCGATAACAGTTGGAAGCAGAGGCCACTGACTCACTCGGAGTGGTGATCAAAGTGTCAAAGTTATTGACAACTAAGGTGAGGCGCTTGTCTTTCATGTTTTCAGATCCTGAAGAgtgtcccatatctctttggcTGATTTGCATAGCTTCATATGCTCAAAGAGTGAGGGATGAACACCAAACACTATTTTCTGAGAAGGCAACTTGATCAGCATGTAGCTTCTCGATGTCATCAGCAGTTAGAGGATCTGGACGAGTTTCATCTTCACGCATGAGTTGAGCAGCTGCATCTCTTACAACAGTTCTTACAGGAACATGTGGACCTTTTGTGACGGATCTCCAGATTTCTTCACCTTTATCTTTGGcaagtaaaaatctttccattctaactttccagtgatcatattcttccacacCTAGCAATGGGCACATGTAGGGCCACCCACACTATTTgcgatttgcattgaaatcatttgttgaggattagaagcaaccattgaagttaagatatctttaAGCTatagtggtatatagaagaacttttatccttgaCATGGAAATGATTGAAACACCAAGGTGATTTCTAATCAATTATATTCTGATCTGTATGGATTCAAatgacaaccactcaagctctgataccaattgtgagaacaagATCGATGCGTAGGgataaggtttgaaaactcaaaccttgaatgaatgcttaagatcaatgtttgATTGCTAATAATAGGTCAAGTCTATCCTGGAAAGACTAGTCAAGTCTTAGATTgaatattcaacaaatgatcaagagaTTAAATGAAGAATGAGATAGTAAATCATCAAGGTAAAGTTAATAACTAAAGAATAAGAAGAATGTTTGGATGAACTTAGTAAAGATGCCAAAAGAGTGAAAAAGATCCGTTTTTTAGTTGTATTGAAAGCTCCTTTATATCGGAGAAAATGTTACAGTGAATTAACTAAGTAACTTACATCGGACTGGACAATAGAATTGTTTatgacattctgattgtctaatacaacaaaagactaagtcctatgaaaagTTACATCAATACAAGGATAATGAATGACAAAAGACAAAAGGGTGTTCTTCTGGATCAGCATACATTCCGGACGTGTGAGTCACTCCGGAATGTGTTCCTATTCATAatattcttcctcttcttctctttAGCTCCTGACAGGTTCCAAAGCACTCTTCACTTTTGAGCCAACATACTTTGGAATATGTAGTTAGGATTGCTACatgttcactttcaggttccaacatgCACCGTGATTATGCCTTAGGATATGCAATCAAGTCTGGgaggaatatagcctgatcaactatatttgcctgaGAAGTGACAAGTATATGTCAAGGGATAGTCATAGTGGACAACTAATCTATCAACCTACCAACTCCCATACAAGTATAGCTCTAAGAATGAAACAAAACATTTAACATACTATATGGGTATTTTATGCACTAAAACACAATATTTCTAGATTCATTATGTGCCccttacacccctattctcgtacagatgTCATGGCATGATATCATTTACCAGTGGA encodes:
- the LOC128129209 gene encoding uncharacterized mitochondrial protein AtMg00810-like; the protein is METCASAKVPMGFGYKIVADPSGVPVDEKKYRGMIVSLLYLTASRLDIIFSTCLCAIFQVNPKMVHLLVVKQIFRYLKGTKSLGIWYPTNESFLLQAYSDSNYGGLQLDRKITSGRCQFIGGRLISWSSKKQNCIALSTAEAEYIAAASYTSQVLWMKSQLLDYG